Proteins co-encoded in one Deltaproteobacteria bacterium genomic window:
- a CDS encoding GGDEF domain-containing protein, whose translation MARDLKFHAIALALVRLIRQDRSWPTVLDRIKLTDWIVLPLRRNKFPALNTIKEYIEKLTHMQGHDALTGLANRRGFDQALALEVERSARFKTPLSLCILDLDDFKGINDTHGHPCGDKILQAMGEILLTETRMIDVAARIGGEEFALLLPGTGLARAQKLLERVLESIRAARVRCGATELAITASMGVASYRGKEVPDPVKLVAEADKALYRAKHAGKNRLECAPLLDLGPVLDQTLVQQNEKRFLLSFKE comes from the coding sequence ATTGCTCGTGACCTAAAATTTCATGCGATTGCCCTGGCCCTGGTCCGGCTCATCCGCCAAGACCGATCCTGGCCCACGGTGCTGGACAGGATCAAGCTCACGGACTGGATTGTCCTGCCTTTGCGCCGGAACAAATTCCCGGCCTTGAACACGATCAAGGAGTATATCGAAAAATTGACCCACATGCAGGGTCACGACGCCCTGACGGGTCTGGCCAACCGGCGCGGCTTCGATCAGGCGCTGGCCCTGGAAGTGGAGCGCAGCGCCCGCTTCAAGACCCCCCTGAGTCTGTGCATTTTGGACCTGGATGATTTCAAGGGCATCAATGACACGCATGGTCATCCATGTGGGGATAAAATTTTGCAGGCCATGGGTGAAATTCTGTTGACGGAGACCCGCATGATCGACGTGGCGGCTCGTATTGGCGGCGAGGAATTCGCGCTGTTGCTCCCCGGGACAGGTCTGGCCAGGGCCCAAAAACTTCTGGAGCGGGTACTCGAATCCATCCGGGCAGCCAGGGTTCGCTGTGGCGCCACGGAACTGGCTATCACGGCGTCCATGGGGGTCGCCAGCTACCGGGGCAAGGAAGTGCCGGACCCCGTCAAGCTCGTCGCGGAAGCGGACAAGGCCCTGTACCGCGCCAAACACGCCGGAAAAAACCGTTTGGAATGCGCGCCCCTTTTGGATTTGGGTCCAGTTCTGGACCAAACCCTGGTGCAACAAAACGAAAAACGCTTTTTGCTTTCCTTCAAGGAATAA